From a single Arachis hypogaea cultivar Tifrunner chromosome 3, arahy.Tifrunner.gnm2.J5K5, whole genome shotgun sequence genomic region:
- the LOC112788833 gene encoding transcription factor MYB83 codes for MRKPSEQSSSSKNNKLRKGLWSPEEDDKLMNYMMNNGQGCWSDVARNAGLQRCGKSCRLRWINYLRPDLKRGAFSPHEQQLIIHFHSLLGNRWSQIAARLPGRTDNEIKNFWNSTIKKRLKQQQQQSTTSPNASDDHDYSSYDPNNNNKDLNIVGGGEGLNSNSTTQQFHQHHLHFMPLVFNSSSSSSSSSMQNTVLNTIIDRLPMLDHGLNIPPANGFNNKGFYDLENGVIGGVDNNNNNINNLGAEEVVVGDNTYTNTNTFSDHDNNNLKVLESACINNNTNYFDDINNKIMKGGVVENLFHEELTLGEWDLEEFMKDVTSFPFLADFSN; via the exons atgaggaaGCCTAGTGAGCAATCATCATCATCGAAAAACAACAAGTTGAGAAAAGGGTTGTGGTCACCGGAGGAAGATGACAAGTTGATGAACTACATGATGAACAATGGACAAGGTTGTTGGAGTGATGTTGCTAGGAATGCGGGCCTCCAAAGGTGTGGTAAGAGTTGTCGCCTTCGATGGATCAATTATCTCAGACCTGACCTTAAACGTGGTGCATTCTCTCCCCATGAACAACAACTCATCATCCATTTCCACTCCCTTCTTGGAAACAG ATGGTCACAAATAGCTGCGCGTTTACCTGGAAGAACCGACAATGAAATCAAGAACTTTTGGAATTCAACAATCAAGAAAAGACtcaagcagcagcagcagcaatcaACTACTTCACCAAATGCAAGCGATGATCATGATTATTCCTCTTATGAccctaacaacaacaacaaagaccTCAACATTGTAGGAGGAGGAGAAGGGCTTAATAGTAATTCTACTACACAACAATTTCATCAACACCATCTTCATTTTATGCCACTAGtgttcaattcttcttcttcttcatcatcatcatcaatgcaAAACACAGTTCTCAACACCATAATTGACAGGTTGCCTATGCTAGATCATGGTCTTAACATTCCACCAGCTAATGGATTCAACAACAAAGGCTTTTATGATTTGGAAAATGGTGTGATTGGGGgtgtagataataataataataatattaataatcttGGGGCTGAAGAAGTAGTAGTAGGGGATAATACATATACTAATACTAACACTTTTTCTGACCATGATAATAATAACCTAAAAGTGTTGGAGAGTGCATGCATTAATAACAATACTAATTACTTTGATgacataaacaacaagatcatgAAGGGTGGGGTGGTGGAGAATTTGTTTCATGAAGAGTTGACCTTGGGAGAGTGGGACTTGGAAGAATTCATGAAAGATGTTACATCTTTTCCCTTTCTTGCTGATTTTTCAAATTGA